One part of the Aurantibacillus circumpalustris genome encodes these proteins:
- the ric gene encoding iron-sulfur cluster repair di-iron protein codes for MEITEKNVIGELVAQDYRTAEVFAKYGIDFCCKGNQTIHDVCEKKNINENALIKDLLDIEKSLENSVIDYQAWPIDLLADYIEKKHHRYVQEKTPVLQQYLSKINSVHGKMFPELKEIMDSFNESAQMLAAHMKKEELILFPYIRKMAVATADDSFAPHFGTVQNPIAMMKEEHDTEGERFRKISELTNNYTPPEEACNTFRVTYALLKEFENDLHLHIHLENNILFPQAIAMEEERSPSSCEIN; via the coding sequence ATGGAAATCACTGAAAAAAATGTAATTGGAGAGCTGGTAGCTCAGGATTATCGTACTGCTGAAGTATTCGCAAAATATGGAATCGATTTTTGTTGTAAAGGAAATCAAACCATACACGATGTTTGTGAAAAAAAGAATATCAACGAAAACGCACTCATTAAAGACTTATTAGACATAGAGAAAAGTTTAGAAAATTCTGTCATAGATTATCAAGCGTGGCCAATAGATTTACTGGCTGATTATATAGAAAAGAAACATCACCGTTATGTACAGGAGAAAACACCAGTTCTTCAGCAGTATCTTTCTAAAATTAACTCCGTACACGGTAAAATGTTTCCAGAACTAAAAGAAATCATGGATAGTTTTAATGAGTCGGCTCAAATGTTAGCTGCTCACATGAAGAAAGAGGAGTTAATCTTATTCCCATATATTAGAAAAATGGCAGTAGCAACTGCCGACGATTCTTTTGCTCCACATTTTGGAACCGTTCAAAATCCTATTGCCATGATGAAAGAGGAACATGATACTGAAGGAGAACGTTTCAGGAAAATTTCTGAACTGACTAATAACTATACGCCACCTGAAGAAGCCTGTAATACTTTTCGCGTCACCTATGCTCTTTTAAAGGAGTTTGAAAATGATTTGCATTTACACATTCATTTAGAAAATAATATTTTATTCCCTCAAGCAATTGCCATGGAGGAAGAACGCAGCCCTTCTTCTTGTGAAATAAACTAA
- a CDS encoding RrF2 family transcriptional regulator has product MIFSKACEYGIRATIYVAAQSLEENRPNLKDISAEIESPEAFTAKILQMLVKHKIINSIKGAMGGFEIDKKQLNKIRLEDIVIAIDGGFSDKICVLGLKTCSQKHPCPVHDKYKYIKSDLISMLQNTSLQEMTSGLKEGLTCLKY; this is encoded by the coding sequence ATGATATTTTCGAAGGCCTGCGAATACGGAATACGCGCTACTATTTATGTAGCAGCCCAATCGCTTGAAGAAAACAGACCAAATCTGAAAGATATTTCAGCTGAGATAGAATCGCCGGAAGCATTTACTGCCAAAATTCTACAAATGCTGGTTAAGCATAAAATAATAAACTCTATTAAAGGGGCCATGGGCGGTTTTGAAATAGATAAAAAACAACTTAATAAAATACGTCTGGAGGATATTGTGATTGCGATAGATGGTGGTTTTAGTGATAAAATTTGTGTATTGGGCCTTAAAACTTGTTCGCAAAAACATCCTTGCCCAGTTCACGATAAGTACAAATATATAAAGAGTGACCTCATATCGATGCTTCAAAACACAAGTCTACAAGAAATGACAAGTGGATTAAAAGAAGGTTTAACCTGTTTAAAATACTAA
- a CDS encoding acyl-CoA thioesterase, which translates to MEKIKTSKNSLVITTEVVCPNDVNPMGILQGGRLVQWMDLSSAICAQNHAENICVTASIDSVSFKAPAMIGDIITIKCMVTHAFKTSMEIFVQAWSKKVKDNKMKLINEAYFAFVAIDEQGKPMKVPPFKPSNKEEKIKFDNAEKRRKLRLKKS; encoded by the coding sequence ATGGAAAAAATTAAAACGTCAAAAAATTCTCTGGTTATTACAACGGAAGTGGTCTGCCCAAACGATGTAAATCCAATGGGAATACTACAAGGAGGTCGATTGGTTCAGTGGATGGACTTGTCTTCGGCTATCTGCGCTCAGAATCATGCTGAAAATATTTGTGTTACCGCTTCTATTGATAGCGTGAGTTTTAAGGCACCGGCAATGATAGGCGATATTATAACAATAAAATGTATGGTGACACATGCATTTAAAACATCGATGGAAATTTTTGTTCAAGCGTGGAGTAAAAAAGTAAAAGATAACAAAATGAAACTCATTAATGAAGCTTATTTTGCCTTTGTAGCTATTGATGAGCAAGGTAAACCAATGAAGGTACCACCCTTTAAACCATCCAATAAAGAAGAAAAAATAAAATTCGATAATGCTGAAAAAAGAAGAAAACTTAGACTTAAAAAATCTTGA